CTGATCCTCGGCATGGGCCTGCCCACCACCGCCAACTACATCGTGGTCTCGGCGCTGATGGCGCCGGTGATCGTGATGCTGGGGCAGCAGAACGGCCTGATCGTGCCGCTGATCGCGGTGCACCTCTTCGTCTTCTACTTCGGCATCATGGCCGACGTGACCCCCCCGGTGGGCCTGGCGTCGTTCGCGGCGGCGGCGGTCTCCGGCGGCGATCCGCTGCGCACCGGTTTCCAGGCCTTCTACTACTACTACAGCCTGCGCACCGCGGCGCTGCCCTTCCTGTTCATCTTCAACACCGACCTGCTGCTGATCGATGTCGGGTGGCTGCAGGGGATAGTGATCTTCATCATCGCCACCATCGCCATGCTGATCTTCGCTGCGGGTACCCAGGGCTACATGATCGTGCGCAACCGCTGGTATGAGTCGGTGCTGCTGCTGCTGGTGGCCTTCACCCTGTTCCGCCCGGGGTTCTGGATGGACAAGGTCCACGACCCCTACGAGGCGGTGCCCCCCAGCCAGTTCGTCCAGGCCCTGGGTGACGTGGAGGACGGCAGCAACCTGCGGGTGCAGATCGCCGGCGAGGACGCCTTCGGCGATCCCATGACCACCTATGTGCTGGTGCCGGTGCCCCGCGGCGATACCGGCGAGGAGCGCATGGAGCGTCTCGGCATGGAGCTGTGGGTCGATGGCGATCAGGCCATGGTGGACTTCGTCGAGTTCGGCAGCCTGGCGGCCGACCTGGGGTTCGACTTCGACCAGGAGATCCTCGAGGTACTGGCCCCGGTGGATCGCTGGGCCAAGGAGTGGATGTGGATACCGGGCTTCCTGGTGTTTGGCCTGGTGGTGATGCTGCAGCGTCGCCGTCGTGAACCCGGTACCGGCCAGGCGGCTACTGCCTGAAGGAGACGATGACATGTACAACAAGATCCTGATGCCGGTGGACCTCAACGAGGAGAGCTCCTGGAAGAAGGCGCTGCCCACGGCGGTGACCCTGTGCCGCACCTTTGGCGCCTCGCTGCATGTGGTGACGGTGCTGCCGGACTACCGGATGCCCCTGGTGGGCTCCTACTTTCCGAAGGACTTCGCCAAGAAGGCCCACGAGGCCGTTACCGAGGCCCAGCACCGGTTCATCCAGGAGCACGTGCCCGAGGACATCAAGGTGCAGACGGTGATTGTCGACGGCTCGCCCTGGGAGGCGATCATCAAGGCGGCCAAGAAGCTCGAGGTCGACCTGATCGTGATGGCCTCCCACAACAAGCGCAAGTTCGCCGACTACGTGCTGGGTCCCAACGCCGAGCACGTGGTGCACCACTCCAAGATGTCGGTGATGATCGTGCGGTAAGCGGCCGCTCTCCACGGGCGCCCCCGGTGCCCCCTTGCAGCGCAGGCGCCCCGGCCAACTGGCGGGGGCGCCTGCGTTCGGGTGGGTGGAGTCGCCGATCAGCCGACGCTGAGTCTCGCCTCGTGGCGGGCGCTCTCGCCGCTGTCGTCCTGCCATTCGATGACCAGCTCGGCGTCCTCCTGCGGCGCCAGGTGGAAGCGCAGGTAGGGGTTGGCCGATATTGACTGGTGGAGGTCGGCGGCGAAGGCGGTCTCGCCGTCGAGGGTCACGGTGAAGCGCTCGATGATGTGGCGCGGCAGCGTCTCGCCGTCGCTGCCCTCGCGCAGCCCGGTCTCCATGGGGTGGCTGATCAGGGTGCGAACCTCGCCTGGCACGCCGGCGGTGAAGCGCTCGGGCAGGCTGAGGCTGACTCGCGGGTTGGTCAGCGGCTCGGGGCCCTGGTCGTCACCGCGCATCAGGCAGCCGCTGACGGTGATGCGTACCTCTCGGGCGGTGGCGAAGGTCTCGCCCTGCTGGGTGCGTGCGATGGCGATCACCTGCTGGGTCTCGTTGAGGCGCACCCGAGTGGAGATCTCCGGCAGGCCGGCCGCGGGGCCGAGCGAGAAGCTGGCGATCTCGGGAGAGGGGTTGCCGGTGGCGAAGAGGTGGATCTCGGTCAGGTAATCGTCGTCGGCGAGGCTGCCGTCGAAGCTGATGGTGAGGGGGACGGCCGAGCCGTCTTCCGACACGTGGGGCAGATCGAGGACCAGTCCTTCGGTAGCCGGGGTGGTGCCCCCGAGCAGCTCGCTGGCGGCCTCCAGGCGTTGCCAGGGGCCGTCGGCCAGCGCGACTGGCGCGAGGAGCATCAGGCCAGCACCAATCAGCAGGCGGCGTCGTGAGAGCAGGCGTCGGGTCAGGGGGTGGGGCATGGGCAATTTCCTGGAGGGTTAGTCAGGTCGTCGAATTGGACAGCGAAAGCGGCCCCTTGATCCCCAGCCAGGCGCCGAGGAGGATGCCGGCCAGGGCGGCGAAGGTGGGCAGCGCCAGGGTCGAGAAGCCCGACAGCCCCTGGCCGATGGAGCAGCCCAGGGCCAGCACGCCGCCGATGCCCATCAGGCTGCCGCCGGCCATGCTGCGCCCCATGTGGCCTGGACCACTGAAGCCCTGCCAGCGGAAGTCGCGGCGGGCGAGTGCCATCACCAGGGCGCCCGCCAGCACCCCGGCCACCACGCTGACGCCGAAGCCGAGCCGGCTGCCGGTGGAGAGCATGGCGTACTGCAGGCTGTCGCCGATGGGGGCGATGAAGGTGAGGG
The Halomonas alkalicola DNA segment above includes these coding regions:
- a CDS encoding universal stress protein, whose product is MYNKILMPVDLNEESSWKKALPTAVTLCRTFGASLHVVTVLPDYRMPLVGSYFPKDFAKKAHEAVTEAQHRFIQEHVPEDIKVQTVIVDGSPWEAIIKAAKKLEVDLIVMASHNKRKFADYVLGPNAEHVVHHSKMSVMIVR
- the soxZ gene encoding thiosulfate oxidation carrier complex protein SoxZ, encoding MPHPLTRRLLSRRRLLIGAGLMLLAPVALADGPWQRLEAASELLGGTTPATEGLVLDLPHVSEDGSAVPLTISFDGSLADDDYLTEIHLFATGNPSPEIASFSLGPAAGLPEISTRVRLNETQQVIAIARTQQGETFATAREVRITVSGCLMRGDDQGPEPLTNPRVSLSLPERFTAGVPGEVRTLISHPMETGLREGSDGETLPRHIIERFTVTLDGETAFAADLHQSISANPYLRFHLAPQEDAELVIEWQDDSGESARHEARLSVG